The nucleotide window aagagatcGAAGAAAAGAAGGACCAGAACTGAGGGTATACAAATTGTGATAATGGCTAAACGTACATGTGCTAACAACACGTGCAGTCTCATCGTCCAGCGAAAGCGACAGCGATGGCTCAAGCGAGGCGAGCAGAAAGGCTGCAGTAGTAGAGAAGGACACTGTAGTAAGGGAATCTATCGTCCAAAAGATATATTCTAACATGCAAAGAAGGAAACATCACCTACCCCATCGCCAGTACCTACACCCGCcaagaaggaaaagaagaagaagaagtccAAAACTACTAGCGCAAACGTCGAGGCAGATCAGGATGTACAGATGGAAGATGCGCCAGCACCACAATCTCCAGCAAAACCGTCCTCCAAGGCCGGCAAGCAGGCACAGGACGATTTCAGCGCCATCTACTTGCGCAAAGTCGCGGCTGAGTTCGCAGATGATCTGGACAAGGTGCGCGAGGCGCAGGACTTCAAGGCGAGCAGTGTGCCGATGCTTATCCATGCGCTGAAGCAGGGCGAGAGTCTGTTTAGTGtggaggagaggaggagggttGTTGGGGCTGCGAACGCCTAAGGTACGAAGGTGTTGAGCAGGAAACAAGCATGGGCGGCGTTCAGGTGCAACATGGTTCTGGAAGAATTGGGTAATAGTTAACTATATGAAACTATGATAGATTCACCGCAAATTCGTCGTGCATCGCGGAGACCTCAATGCGCCTCTACCTCCAAGCCCGACCGCCATTCCAATTCGATGGTCCATGCCAGCAAGTTCGGATGCTTGATAACCACCATGTCGTGTGCCAGCTTCATGACCTTCTCCCGCTTCTCTGCTTTCTCGCCCGCTGGCAGCACCATCAATGTGTCGTATGCGCGCGCCAGCAGCTTTTCCTCGTATTCTCTTCTAAGCTCATCGTCTCTTGTCCAGTTTATGATTTCCTCATATATGCTCTCTAGCGGACTCGCCGCGTATATATCATTCTTGACAGTCGCGGTTGTGCCTCCCAGCGTCGCGCCGATACGGAGCCGGCGCTCGTCTACAAGACGCTTGATGGTCGCCGCTTCTTGTGTCTCGTGGATTTCAGCAACACGTGTATACGTCTTTGACGGATCAGGCAATCGGCCTTCGAGGTAGTCGTATACCGGAGAGGAAGGAAGCTGAGTGCCAAGGGCGCGGGCATACTGCGTCTTGGTCCCATGTGCGCGTGCGTGATCTACGAGTTTGTCGATTGCAGATTGTGACTTGTGCGCATCGTCACTATTCGTATTAGGATATCTCCTTGTCTTTAGAAAGAGTTTATACATACAGATTCATATATATCTGCGCTAATTGAAGGCCGACATCAATGTTCTCGTCAACCTTTGCGCCCTTCAGGCCCTCATACATGCCCCTCAACCCCAGCCATGCCTGCGGGTCTTCTGGCTTGATCTTGGTTGCCTCATAATACGCCTTCGCTGCCTCTTCGAACCGGCTCAAACCGTCATTTGCGCGTCCGAGGAATAGATAGGCAAAGTTGTTGTTGGGCTCCTTTTCGATTACGGCCGTTGCGTGGTTCTTCGCTTCCTCCCAATCTTTTGCGCCAATCGCGGCTTTCGCTGCTTTGAGTGCAGCCTTGGTCGACATTGCAGCGGCGTGAGTAGCTGAGGTAACAGCCGTGCATACGGCACAGATGTGTTATGTGGTTGCCATGCGAGTGAATTGAAGCTTTGGTGGGGCTTGCGTTCGACACAGCAAGCAATGACGCACCACACGCTAGTGTCAATCCTAGGCTCCGCCATATGCATGGGAACACAACCACCGACATCTACCACGGTTCCATACGTGCCCTTTCCCGTTTCGCCAGCGTCTGTTGGAGCTTTGAATTGCATCGACTGGTTCAAAGATTTCAAATCGCCATTATGGCGTCTCACGCCGACAGTGCGCACGACCTGCTGGACCTCGACATCTCAACATTACGCCAATTCGTCGAGCTATTCCCAAATGAGGGTCTTTCGAAAGTCATCACGGGATGGTTGAGTAGCGGCATTTCAAAATATCCATTGACTGATGAGGGTGACTCGAGACAAGGGCCCGACCTAAGTGAGGGCGGGGTGGCGCTCACGCAAGATGTGCCAGTGTCGCAAGAGGATTGTTTGGTACTAATGACTGAGGGCATCGGCGAGGCTGGCAAGTCCCCACTCGCGCATTGCTTGCTTGGCGACTACTACCTTTTTCTGGAAGAGTACGAGAGCGCAGTAGAGATCACACGGAAAGGTCTAAAATACGCCGCACAAGAAGCAAAGAAGACCGACCTGTCATTTCAAAGAACTCGCGATGCTCTTAGCAGCACCCTTGGTACAGCCTTGGTCTATTACCAAGCCCCTAGAAATCACGCAGAAGCCAAAGCTATCTTCGAGTCAATTCTGAAACGCAAGCCACAGTTCACTGCCGCTCTCATCGGTATCGGATTAGTGTTGGAGGAAGAGCAGGAATATGGGCAGGCTTTTGAGTTTCTTGAGAAAGCTCTACAACAAGATCCTTCGAATGGCCGCATCGGTGCTGAATCAGCATGGTGTCAGGCACTTGCAGGCGACTACAAGACTGGTCTAGAGAGACTTCAAGGGTATCTCGAATACCCCGAACTAGATGCATCCAAGCAGCGTGGCCGCGAGCTTCGTGCGCAGACACTCTATAGAATAGGCGTCTGTCTATGGGAGCTTGATCCTTCCAAAGCTGCGCGAAAAGACCGACAAAGGACGTATGCAAAATTGCTAGCAGCGATCAAAGCAAACCCCAACTATGCGCCTGCATACACGCTTCTCGGTATCTTCTATGAAGACTATAATAAAGATCGCAAGCGAGCAAGGCAGTGTTTCCAAAAGGCCTTCGAGCTCTCGCCCTCAGAGGTTGTTGCAGCTGAGCGGCTAGCTCGCCTCTTCGCCAACCAAGGCGAGTGGGATATCGTGGAGGTCGTCTCACAACGAGTGGTCGATTCGGGCAAGGCTCGTCAAACGCCTGGCTCAAAGCGGAAGGGCGTGAGCTGGCCATTTTCGGCCCTTGGTGTTGTACAAATGAACAAGCAAGAGTACCAGAAGAGTATCGTCTCTTTTCTATCAGCTCTTCGTATCAGTCCCGATGACTATTACTCGTACGTCGGCCTAGGCGAGAGTTACCACAACTCTGGACGGTACAATTCAGCATCCCGTGCTTTCAACTACGCTGAGAATCCCACGGACGGCGTCGTTCTAAAAAGAACAGACGAGGAGAGATGGTTCACAAAGTACATGCTGGCTAATGTCAATCGCGAGTTGAGCGAGTATGACGATGCCATATCGGGGTATGAAGCCGTACTGGCGGATCGTCCCAAAGAATTTGGCGTTTCGATAGCACTTCTACAGACGCTCGTGGAGAAAGCTTGGCATTGTATCGAAACCGGCTTCTTTGGAGAGGCTATCGACAGTGCTACCCGCGGCATCGAAGTAGCGGCCACAATTACCGAGTACAAGCCAGACGCCTTCAATCTGTGGAAAGCTGTCGGAGACGCGTGCAGTCTGTTTAGTTGGGTCCAAGAGAGACTGAAGCAGTTCCCCTTCGAGCTGATGGAAAATGTGCTGCGTAGTCCGTCAGACATGCGCATCGACCTCGATGAGCACAAAGACGTTGATGGACTGGGACAAAATGATTTGGAGAAGCTTTCTAAAGATGACGATACCCCACTGGCTAAGACTCTCAAGGCATCCATCCTTGCCCAGAAGCGAGCCATATCTAGTTGCGCCCACCAAATACATGCCCAAGCCGTTGCGTGGTATAATCTTGGCTGGACTGAGTACAGAGCACATGTTTGTTTGGAGCAAGAGGGTATTGAGGAATCCAAGCTCACTACTTACCTTCGAGCAGCCATGAAGTGCTTCAAGCGCGCCATCGAATTAGAAGCTGGGAATTCGGAATTCTGGAATTCACTTGGTGTCATCACGACGACACTGAGTCCGAAGGTCGCCCAGCATGCTTTCGTTCGATCATTACATCTCAACGAGAGAAGCGTACACACATGGACAAATCTTGGGGTCTTGTATCTCCTACAGAACGACCATGAGCTTGCACATACTGCCTTCTCCCGGGCACAGTCTCAAGATCCCGATTACTCGTTAGCTTGGGTCGGCGAAGGCATCATTGCGTTGCTTACAGGAAATTCCAACGAAGCTCTATCTCATTTTACACATGCCTTTGAGCTCTCGGAATCATCTCTGCTTCTTACGAAGCGACAGTATGCAGCGTCAGCATTTGACTTCCTTGTATCATCACCTTCATCTTCGAGCAACATTACGAATCTCATCCAGCCTCTCTTCGCGCTTCAGCAGCTGAGCCTGCAAGCTCCTTACGATATTCCACACAAGCATCTCGCGGCTCTATTTCTGGAGCGTGTTGGTGATTATGACGCAGCTGTCATTGCTCTACAGGCTGTGAATGAGAATGTTGAGCAAGAATACGAAAAGTCTGAGTCGCTGGCATCTCTTGCTCGTGTTGCATCTGCGAAAGCAGACTTAGCTCGTAACCTTCTTGCCGTCAAATTGTATCAGGCTGCTGTAGAGGAAGCCGAGACCGCGCTAGACCTGTTGTCAGAGCTCGATCACGATGAAAAGCAATCCACCATGTCCGGCGACCAACTTGCAAGGACCAAACTATCAGCACACCTAACTGCCGGATTAGCGCATTATTTCAGCGGATCGTTCGATGCAGCCATACCGTATTTCCGAAAATCGCTCGAGACTACTAGCTCCAATCCCGACATCATCTGTATCCTTGCAGAGGTACTGTGGGCAAAGGGCGGAGACAACGAGAAGCAAGTTGCCCGCGACCAGTTGTTTACAGCGATCGAGAAACACGAAGGCCATGTTGGGCTCCTAACCTTAATTGGTGCGATGACGGTACTTGACGATGATTTGGAGACCATGGAAGCTATCAAAGACGACTTGGATCGAATGCGCGCAAACAAGCAGCTCACCGATGAGCAGCTAGCTCGGGTAGAGAAGGTGATTGAAGCCATCTCACTGAGCCTAGGCGGCGAAGAGCAAGAGTTGCATGAGGCGCAACGCAGTATAATGTTGTCGCCCTGGAAGCACACAGGCTGGGTAGAGCTTGCGGATGCTACGGATGGTAATCTATTTTGCAGTACGATCGCACGAGAAAATGCGATGCGCAACGCACCTCCAAATGGTACCCTTGATGCCGGCAGTCTGGCGGGTGCAATGAGCAATACAGGCAACGTCGGGGATGCGCAGAGGGCGATATTACTGGCACCTTGGTGCATACACGGTTGGGCCGGTCTATACGAGTGCATCAAAACATAGACTATCAGGATGTAGTATACATGGTTCTCATAAGCGAATGACTACCTAACCACATGTAGTCCAAGATATTTTTTCGTTCAAACTCCAATGTTTCCCGAACACGACGATACGAATTATGTCTGCACCATCATTCTGCTACCAAACCAGCATCTAAACTGCTATCAAAGAACATTTCAATATATAAAGCTACGTTCGGACGCAACTACTATCAGTTATCATACTCTACAGTTGAATACACATCTCATCACCTCTACTGAATTTACAACCATGATTTCTCTCAACCTGCAAACGTTGACGCGCAGTATTGCTCTGCTTGCTCTTGTCAAGGGATCATTCAGTTTGGCCATTCCTGACGATGCTGAGCCCTCCATTACTGTCACCCCTGATCCCCCCTCGAACTCCACCGACGACGGATCCTCTGGCTCTACCGATCCTTTCGTCGACCCCTCTACCgaccccccccccccccacAGAATCCATATTCTCCTACGACTGGAGCTCCATCCCCAAGGACTTCGTAGACGAAGTCCTCGAATACTTCATAGCTCTCCAAGTAGAAAACTCCACAAGTGTCAACCCCGGACCACAGAAGCGCGCCACACTCCCCAAGCACGGCTGCGACCATATCAACGAATGGATCCGCCGTGAATACAAACCCGATATAAGCGTGCAAGCATACGAGGACGAATGCAAACCCGCGGGTAGCAACGACTACCAAGCCCCGGGACATTGCCCACCACGCACCTACTGCACCGAAGTCGAGACCGTGGAAGCTAATCAAATTGTCATCGATACCAGATGTGTCCCGCACAAACAGCCGAAGAAGGATAATTGGAATGGAGTGGCGCAGTACGAGTACAGGCATGTACATGCTTATTATGAAGAGACGAAGTTTCAAGATGTGCCTATCGTTTTGAATCAGGCTATCTCTGGGGCGAGTGTTAGTGCGCATGTTGAGAGTAAGTTGCGATGCTTTTCTGTCCCGGGGTCTTTTTGCCTTGGCGCGCTTTTCACTAACAAGACAATTTTTAGGTTCCCTCAAGGAATGGGCTATTAAGACAGACGCCACTCTCACGGGTAACAACGTGGCCATAACGAAAACGTTTGTCTGTAGAAAGATCACGCAATACCGGATTATATCAACTGTCTGCCGATTAATATGCATAACTTTGTCAAGGGCGATATCGTCGACTTTACTTTTGGGCTGTTACTCCATCAGGTAGGTATCTTTCTGTACTATATCGGCAAATAAACGCCTCTAAACGTAGGTCGAGAAAAGAGAAATTGGTGTGGATGAAGATCATATATTAGCAATGTAATGAAAAACGTCCTTACTCTTTTGGAACGATACTTTATGAAACCATGATGGCATGAAACTTTCACAAAACTTGATACAGTATGTAAATTTTGTGCAGGGTGAGGTCTGGACCAGTTCTCGTACCCGGTAGCAGCGGTACGAGACATGTTGTTCTAGGCGTGTCTGCGTAACGTTACTAGGATCTTttgtaacggtttgggccttgccaagaccgacttgggtgagagttgggtacggctatcgctaccacactttctcatcacacacacctatatagctgcagttcctccatagctacacaatgcaacgcagtcctcctcctctcctcacaccgcTACATCTTTGATGGCCGAGTCGGCACGCGTCGGGCCGCAAGTCAAGCCGGCATTTTTCGATCGATATGTATGAGCCGTCTAGgttaacgtgtccgtgcgcgtgatgcgcggattcgcgtgatgcgcggggaacaccatatccactacttcaaaaatgaagctattaagccacgtatataagctgttattatacgaatttatagagggggagtaattagatgcttgcgatcaacttgtactatctatattttgatgggaggttgacgttgcggccacgtgatgtgagctttgatggaggagctggaggctcttcttgaacttgagcaccagcgcgagcagcctcaacgcgtttttgacgcttgttgttcgatgaggtagctgctgaagctctcctctttcccttttggggtagttgtatagctttagcagcgtctctctcctccttctggcgcgcgcgttcagctgctttctcagctcgctcaagctccctcatctccttgagtctctgcctctccacacgcctctcctcgagctcatcttgacgctgcagtcgagcctcctcgcgctgcttcttggaccgtgctttttggagtttctcctccgtctcatctcgctcccgtactgcttctctagctcgagcctcacgcagcttgcgaggagaccagaagacagagccaccgtgatactcctggcgctgttgaaggtcaagagctttgcccttcttcctgtgcttctttttatgttgaagagcctcctttaagccctcgttctcatgctttaaaagctcatactgcacagagagatggtgaacgcttgagcgcagctttcttgcctcatactgatggctatcattaacagcagctcgtactagccgatcgagctttctccagtcatgatcagagagccctgacgatgagcttctctcagcttctggcgtgctagcaaatctacgaaggataacgttggcatccatcggccagatcccagtggcttcgaaggccttcaatatgaggctctctgtgaaggaggatatccaggcgctccagaagagcgggaagaagtcccctttcttgattggaataaggccttgagccttatggagatggttagtgagctcgttagagtaggcttgagagagtggcttgaacagcactacatctagcggctggagcgtatgggtcgaatggggaggaaggatcatgaggaggatcctatggcgatcgcagtacttaataaactccatcgtgaggtgagatccatggccatcaaggatgagcaatctccatctacctgatcgttgctttgtagagcgatcaaacacctgctccagccaagctaggcctacgttatcatttgaccagcctgttggagatgatgagacaaagacctcatgttctcctgccttgatatcttctacccaactcgatcgtatagctccatttttagctgcgtagataagggctggaggcagcgagctcccatcagcgcagcagcaggccaggactgtcagaaactcgcgtgatccatcctggagagatgctcgaacctccttcttctcccattgacgcctgctgaatatcctcttacttctgcctatcaagccaattaagaagcccttctcatccatattgtatatatctcgagcctctaggtgatattcggtgatctttcgatgcagcagctcgaagtagagtctatactttgactcagaatcagccaggtggcgcgtacgatccatggcgctggtccactttgagatgagatggatctcgtgtcggttgatgaagcgagtaacccagctctcgctgagctgctgatgggctacttctgatgagaaattcctgatcatctctcgtgtaggaggaatgcctcgctttgtgagcttttcgatatatctcacaagctctagctcttgttgtgggttgagtttctgctggttgaagttcttgtctctttctgagcttgtctggccctggtgccttcgggtcaacgtagatctcacaacaccatgcttagcagcaattttagtatacgagaactgttctcctggctctagattttcaatatcttcaatcgcagcttgaattgggtccatattggtggagttaacgtgtgttgaaggtgaaggggtttgacgtgttttggtgttccccgcgcatcacgcgaatccgcgcatcacgcgcacggacacgttagTATGATGCCAATCATGCGCCTATACCAATTACCATGACTCTGGAAGGAGTGGTTGGTGACCGGGACAGAAAGACACGATCAAGAAGGTCATACAAAAGTACCATCAACAGATAGCAGAGACTTGAGATAGCCTGCAGCAGCGATAATCTTGGCAAACAACAGATGAGCTTGGTTAGGGCACGGAGAGAAGCTGCCATGTAGCTGGCCGACAGAGTTGGCTAGCGTGAACAGGTGTACATCGTATCACTCTAAACCCCTGTTATTACTAAGCGGGACAGCGTTCGTTACGGAGGCAGAGCTCGGTACATGAGAACACATTCATGTCGCGCGGACTGACAATGTTTTTTTGTGTGTGCAGGAGTGATGTCATGGCATGTACGTGGTTCAGGTGCTAACCCGCTTTAGGCACTTGCTGACGCCTAAATCTGAATACAACATATTCGCAGAACCAGAACATTCAATTACATATCTTTAAACACCTTTTCGTTACGAGCCACGTATGGCTTCATTCTCTCCACACACCGAGCAGAGACGTAGGTTCAGCGAGCGGCAGCTTCGTTCATCAGTCGACGAAGAGGTCAAGAAAGACCCGTACAAACTTGGCCATTGTGTCCGCATGCTCATTCGCAACATCACGGATCGTTACACCTAATTCAGACCACGAGATAGGTATTTTTGAGATTGACTTGCACGACCTGTAGTACATGTTCATTTGAACTGCAAAAGCGATACCCAAGGCCGAGCCTGTGGCCGACCAGCTTGCATGTCAGGTGCTGCGTGCACAAAATTTTGGGACAATGTCCCGGGTCGGAGCGGACACGGGCGCTGCAAGCCGCGAGCAAGCCATTACGATGACGCATGAGCGCATCTGGGTGGATCTCTCGTTTCTGGTGATCTTCACAAAGCCTGACCGCCCACATCTTCCCCACATAATCATCATAGCACTCACTAAATGGATGCATGTCGTACGAAACCTACTCCAAGTCCTGAGAGTTAGGACTTTTGTAATACACGACCTCGATGGGCACCGTGTAAGTAGCTTGACTACCTATTCTGTATCGGAAAGCGCCTTTGTGAGTGACGCCCAAGTAGGTAATGTCGACTGGATGGGTTGGATCGTCGATTTTGTGCTTTGGGCCGATGCCGTCGGGGGTTGCGTAATTTGGGCAGACGGCGGGGACATGCCGTCGCCCCTGTTTTTCCAATACAGCGCGAAGCAGGATGGCATGTGTGCTCGGACTGCTCTGAGGGTGGGGGCGATGGCGAAgaggggagggggaggaGGGTGGTGAGGAAGCGGATGGTTAGCGGGCTTGGTCGGATGTCTGTAGGGAGGGAAGGAGGGGTGCTGGCGTTGCAAGGATACGGGCTACATTCATCTTGGTACCGGCAGGAATTGCGGAGAAGATGAAGTTTTGAAATCTAATAAAGTCATAGTCCGAACTTTGGCGGGGGAAGATGCTGTTGCGGGACAGCGTGCGGAGTTAAGGGCGATCACAGATGCGATATAGTGCTTTCAGTACGGCGTTCGAACGGCTTTATCTCAAACCGGCGTGTGCTAATCTAACATCTTCCTTAAAGCGGAGTAATTAGGTTCAGACATCTTCCAATCGTCGGCTCTGCGTTACCATGGGGCGCCATACCACTTACAGGAAATCCCTAAGACAGCATCTAGGCTTAAAATTAAGCTTAAAGCCTCTAAAACAGTAATACAGATACACTAGATAGATTTCAGGCTCCGAATTTGGTGTATTAAAAGATCCTAAGACTGGTATGGCGCGCTGCGGTAGTCTCTATTTGACAACGCTACCTACGCTCATCGCGACTGGCATGTCTTCATCCGCTCGAGGAGTATGCTAAAATATGACTAGACAGATGGAGCATATCGAGTGGGGCAGGCACAATGGTGGAAGTGAGGTAAGCAAGGAGCTCGGCCCTTTGCTGTATACGGTAGGGTAGGTGTTCTCGCCTGCAGGTGATTGAATGCATGACGCGCTTGAAAGCGGGGTATCTTGGTGGCAGATATGGGG belongs to Pyrenophora tritici-repentis strain M4 chromosome 10, whole genome shotgun sequence and includes:
- a CDS encoding TPR-11 multi-domain protein; protein product: MASHADSAHDLLDLDISTLRQFVELFPNEGLSKVITGWLSSGISKYPLTDEGDSRQGPDLSEGGVALTQDVPVSQEDCLVLMTEGIGEAGKSPLAHCLLGDYYLFLEEYESAVEITRKGLKYAAQEAKKTDLSFQRTRDALSSTLGTALVYYQAPRNHAEAKAIFESILKRKPQFTAALIGIGLVLEEEQEYGQAFEFLEKALQQDPSNGRIGAESAWCQALAGDYKTGLERLQGYLEYPELDASKQRGRELRAQTLYRIGVCLWELDPSKAARKDRQRTYAKLLAAIKANPNYAPAYTLLGIFYEDYNKDRKRARQCFQKAFELSPSEVVAAERLARLFANQGEWDIVEVVSQRVVDSGKARQTPGSKRKGVSWPFSALGVVQMNKQEYQKSIVSFLSALRISPDDYYSYVGLGESYHNSGRYNSASRAFNYAENPTDGVVLKRTDEERWFTKYMLANVNRELSEYDDAISGYEAVLADRPKEFGVSIALLQTLVEKAWHCIETGFFGEAIDSATRGIEVAATITEYKPDAFNLWKAVGDACSLFSWVQERLKQFPFELMENVLRSPSDMRIDLDEHKDVDGLGQNDLEKLSKDDDTPLAKTLKASILAQKRAISSCAHQIHAQAVAWYNLGWTEYRAHVCLEQEGIEESKLTTYLRAAMKCFKRAIELEAGNSEFWNSLGVITTTLSPKVAQHAFVRSLHLNERSVHTWTNLGVLYLLQNDHELAHTAFSRAQSQDPDYSLAWVGEGIIALLTGNSNEALSHFTHAFELSESSLLLTKRQYAASAFDFLVSSPSSSSNITNLIQPLFALQQLSLQAPYDIPHKHLAALFLERVGDYDAAVIALQAVNENVEQEYEKSESLASLARVASAKADLARNLLAVKLYQAAVEEAETALDLLSELDHDEKQSTMSGDQLARTKLSAHLTAGLAHYFSGSFDAAIPYFRKSLETTSSNPDIICILAEVLWAKGGDNEKQVARDQLFTAIEKHEGHVGLLTLIGAMTVLDDDLETMEAIKDDLDRMRANKQLTDEQLARVEKVIEAISLSLGGEEQELHEAQRSIMLSPWKHTGWVELADATDGNLFCSTIARENAMRNAPPNGTLDAGSLAGAMSNTGNVGDAQRAILLAPWCIHGWAGLYECIKT
- a CDS encoding TadD, Flp pilus assembly protein TadD; the protein is MSTKAALKAAKAAIGAKDWEEAKNHATAVIEKEPNNNFAYLFLGRANDGLSRFEEAAKAYYEATKIKPEDPQAWLGLRGMYEGLKGAKVDENIDVGLQLAQIYMNLDDAHKSQSAIDKLVDHARAHGTKTQYARALGTQLPSSPVYDYLEGRLPDPSKTYTRVAEIHETQEAATIKRLVDERRLRIGATLGGTTATVKNDIYAASPLESIYEEIINWTRDDELRREYEEKLLARAYDTLMVLPAGEKAEKREKVMKLAHDMVVIKHPNLLAWTIELEWRSGLEVEAH